The following proteins are encoded in a genomic region of Solea senegalensis isolate Sse05_10M linkage group LG5, IFAPA_SoseM_1, whole genome shotgun sequence:
- the LOC122768960 gene encoding uncharacterized protein YwnB-like: MKLAVLGATGQTGQYLVNQALQQGHTVTAIVRNPGKLAIDHDNLKVVEADIFSADSLKTHFKGHDVIMSCLGFSPSFFSAVTGYTLSMKAVISAMQEAQVNRIITMTSWYTQSDSGTQSPYLIRFLLLPLIRSVLNNMYEMEQFLQKTEDISWTVVRPPGLKNLSATAQEFLTHEGYFVPQTTGQAAGGAVARGDVARFMLSLVSSNAWVKKGVAITTK; the protein is encoded by the exons ATGAAGCTTGCTGTGCTGGGAGCCACTGGGCAGACTGGTCAGTATCTGGTCAACCAGGCACTGCAGCAGGGTCACACGGTCACCGCCATTGTCAGGAATCCAGGAAAACTTGCCATAGATCATGATAATCTCAAG gtgGTGGAAGCTGACATTTTCTCAGCAGACAGTCTGAAGACTCATTTCAAAGGACACGACGTGATCATGTCCTGCCTCGGCTTTTCGCCGTCCTTCTTTTCGGCGGTGACTGGCTACACCTTGTCCATGAAAGCTGTGATCAGTGCCATGCAAGAAGCCCAGGTCAACAGGATCATCACCATGACCTCCTGGTACACTCAGT CTGACTCTGGGACTCAGTCGCCTTACCTCATCCGCTTCCTCCTGCTGCCGCTCATCCGAAGCGTCCTGAACAACATGTATGAGATGGAGCAGTTTCTGCAGAAGACCGAGGACATCAGCTGGACTGTAGTACGACCACCTGGACTCAAGAACCTGTCGGCCACAG CTCAAGAGTTTCTAACCCACGAGGGATACTTTGTGCCCCAAACCACCGGTCAGGCTGCAGGCGGTGCAGTGGCAAGAGGGGACGTGGCTCGCTTCATGCTCTCTTTAGTCAGCAGCAATGCCTGGGTCAAGAAGGGAGTGGCCATCACTACCAAATAA
- the ppef2a gene encoding serine/threonine-protein phosphatase with EF-hands 2 gives MGCGVTKSNQFHKQSKKAVTTLRAAVLIQRWYRQYVARTEMRRRYTWNIFQSIEYSGEQAQIKLYNFLGYLMDNFTPSSNERNLISHIFRENEVCRDAEWERYFCFENIEVPEIYSGPHLTFPLTMEQAVGLVEAFRNKKQLHSRYVLQLLLETWKLLRMLPNINRISTCHSKEITICGDLHGQLEDLLLVFYKNGMPSLDKPYVFNGDFVDRGKDSIEIILILFAFLLLYPRDVYLNRGNHEDHIVNLRYGFTKEVLTKYKLHGKRILKLLQKIFSWLPLATVIDQKVLVLHGGISDSTDLSVIARVDRHKYVSALRPPKRRHMSSTRTSIDSDMDEEVWSANRFLLRRGSLVYPKPLGARSSFHNCSLQDFSDRIKVNMEDGQDVHRRRPSTFICGINSSEQQEAVSVLSESVSSDTANEEWKQILDLLWSDPMTPEGCIPNEVRGGGCYWGPDVTEDFLNRHNLQLIIRSHECKQEGYEFCHNRKVLTLFSASNYYDVGSNRGAYVKLGPDLLPYMIQYQASSMTRELSVGQSVGRTERSALKVLREQLFAHKSDLICTFKKYDSGGTGFVSLTDWASAVESVMHLNLPWRMLRCQLVTCKTSNGMIDYHDWFNELAIKGPNTDHIDQSLLETLYRHRSTLETIFRIVDTDNSGFITIEDFRQTWKLLSVYLKMAITDEAISDLAVTIDSNHDGSIDIDEFMEAFRLTDKKSRLERGRSMFMGTATDLTKLDEDPTV, from the exons atgGGATGTGGCGTCACAAAGTCCAACCAGTTCCATAAACAATCTAAGAAAG CCGTGACAA CTCTAAGAGCCGCTGTCCTGATTCAGAGATGGTACCGTCAGTACGTAGCACGAACAGAAATGAGACGCAGATACACCTGGAACATCTTCCAGTCCATCGAATACTCTGGAGAACAGGCTCAGATAAAG CTTTATAACTTCCTCGGCTATCTCATGGACAATTTCACCCCATCAAGCAACGAGC GAAATTTAATCTCGCACATCTTCAGAGAGAATGAGGTTTGCCGCGATGCGGAGTGGGAGAGGTACTTCTGCTTTGAGAACATCGAGGTGCCAGAGATTTACTCAGGACCTCATCTCACATTCCCACTCACGATGGAGCAGGCAGTTGGGCTGGTGGAGGCCTTCAGGAACAAGAAA CAGCTGCACTCACGCTAcgtcctccagctgctgctggagacaTGGAAACTGCTCCGGATGTTGCCAAACATCAACCGCATCTCAACCTGCCACAGTAAAGAAATCACTATTTGTG GTGATTTGCACGGCCAACTGGAAGACCTGCTGTTGGTTTTCTACAAG AATGGCATGCCGTCCTTGGACAAGCCCTATGTGTTTAATGGAGACTTTGTAGACCGAGGCAAAGACTCCATTGAGATCATCCTCATCCTGTTTGCGTTCCTGCTTCTCTATCCGAGGGACGTCTACCTCAACCGAGGAAACCACGAGGACCACATAGTCAACCTGAG ATACGGCTTCACAAAGGAGGTGTTGACTAAATACAAG ctgCACGGCAAACGGATCCTGAAGCTGTTGCAGAAGATTTTCAGCTGGTTGCCATTAGCGACAGTGATTGACCAAAAAGTGCTGGTGCTCCATGGAGGGATCTCCGACTCCACTGACCTTAGTGTCATTGCCAGAGTGGACAGacacaaa TATGTTTCAGCACTGAGGCCTCCAAAGAGGAGACATATGAGCTCCACGAGGACGTCAATCGACTCGGACATGGACGAAGAAGTCTGGTCCGCCAACAGGTTCCTCCTTCGCAGAGGCTCCCTTGTATATCCCAAACCTCTGGGAGCCCGCAGCAGCTTCCACAACTGCTCGCTGCAGGATTTCTCTGACCGGATCAAAGTGAACATGGAGGATGGACAAGACGTTCACAGGAGGAGACCGTCCACTTTCATCTGTGGGATCAACAGCTCAGAACAACAGGAGGCCGTGTCTGTGTTGTCTGAGTCCGTCAGCAGTGACACTGCCAACGAAGAATGGAAACAG ATCCTGGATTTGCTGTGGAGTGACCCGATGACCCCGGAAGGCTGCATACCCAATGAAGTGCGAGGTGGAGGCTGCTACTGGGGCCCTGACGTCACCGAGGACTTTCTGAACAGACACAATCTGCAGCTCATCATCCGCTCGCACGAGTGCAAACAAGAAGGATACGAGTTTTGCCACAACCGCAAG GTCCTCACTCTGTTCTCTGCCTCCAATTACTACGATGTGGGGAGCAACAGGGGCGCCTACGTCAAACTGGGTCCAGACCTTTTGCCTTATATGATTCAGTACCAGGCCAGCAGCATGACCCGAGAACTCAGTGTTGGACAAAG TGTTGGACGAACTGAGCGCTCGGCCCTCAAAGTCCTGCGGGAACAGTTGTTTGCGCACAAGTCTGACCTCATCTGTACCTTTAAAAAGTACGACAGCGGCGGCACAG GTTTTGTGTCTCTTACTGACTGGGCCTCTGCAGTGGAGAGTGTGATGCACCTCAATCTGCCGTGGAGGATGCTGCGCTGTCAGCTGGTCACCTGCAAGACCAGCAACGGCATGATAGACTACCACGACTGGTTCAACGAGCTCGCCATCAAAGGACCAAACACGGAT CACATTGACCAGAGTCTGCTGGAGACGCTGTATCGCCACCGCTCCACCTTGGAGACCATCTTCAGGATTGTAGACACTGACAACTCGG GCTTCATCACCATTGAGGACTTCCGGCAGACTTGGAAGCTGCTGAGCGTCTACTTAAAGATGGCAATCACGGATGAAGCCATCTCTGACCTGGCCGTCACCATTGACAGCAACCATGACGGCAGCATTGACATTGACGAGTTCATGGAGGCCTTTCGCCTCACGGACAAGAAGAGCCGGTTGGAGCGAGGGCGCAGCATGTTTATGGGCACAGCCACCGACCTCACCAAGTTGGATGAGGACCCCACGGTTTGA
- the scarb2a gene encoding lysosome membrane protein 2a isoform X2, producing the protein MTRRSCAIYCTGIVCAHLLIVGIALVVAQVFQTMIHSRLKKEITLTEKSQVFEAWKNPPPPVYMEYYFFNVTNPGVFMAGGKAAVKQIGPYTYREYRPRENVTFLENGTKVYALNPKSFVFVPEKSAGNPEVDILTTVNIPYVAVMDQLNSYSFFVRPFVSMYMNSLGVELFINRTVHEFLWGFKDPLLTKIHSMKPDVDEYFGLMWKKNGTHEGEFVFHTGEENYLDYGKIDTWNGLRQMSWWSSNQSNMINGTDGAVFHPLINRNELLYIFAADLCRSIHLSYVKDVDVKGITAYRFAPPSDVLMSPKDNPTNAGFCVPAKDCLGTGVLKVSICREGAPIVVSFPHFYQADPAYINAVDGLNPNKEEHETYLDLQPTTGVPIRACKRAQLNVILKRVKGFPKTRFLNETIFPIMFVNETATIDDESASQMRTLLLIVTLVSNFPLLIVGMGIILLLVLVVLFCRNRQKKTAKEDTAYTQVSNKPEQPPETQASKPAKNGSYIAMSPVEAEKC; encoded by the exons ATGACGCGGAGATCCTGTGCCATTTACTGCACCGGCATCGTGTGCGCTCACCTCCTGATTGTGGGAATCGCCCTGGTCGTGGCTCAAGTCTTCCAAACAATGATACACAGTCGACTGAAAAAG GAAATCACTTTGACGGAGAAGAGCCAAGTGTTTGAGGCATGGAAGAATCCACCACCACCTGTTTATATGGAGTATTACTTCTTCAATGTGACCAATCCAGGGGTGTTCATGGCAGGCGGGAAGGCAGCTGTTAAACAGATCGGACCCTATACTTACAG GGAATACAGGCCGAGAGAAAATGTGACTTTCTTGGAGAATGGCACCAAGGTTTATGCCTTGAACCCTAAAAGTTTTGTCTTTGTGCCTGAGAAGTCCGCTGGCAATCCCGAGGTGGACATCCTCACCACTGTCAACATCCCTTATGTG GCGGTAATGGATCAGCTGAACTCGTACTCCTTCTTCGTGCGACCCTTTGTGTCCATGTACATGAACAGTTTGGGAGTTGAACTGTTTATTAACCGCACCGTCCATGAGTTTCTGTGGGGATTCAAAGACCCACTCCTCACAAAGATCCACTCCATGAAGCCTGACGTGGACGAATATTTTGGGCTAATGTGGAAG AAAAATGGCACTCATGAAGGAGAGTTTGTATTCCACACCGGCGAGGAGAACTACCTGGACTATGGCAAGATTGACACATGGAATGGCCTGAG GCAGATGTCCTGGTGGTCCTCCAATCAGAGTAACATGATCAATGGCACGGACGGCGCCGTCTTCCATCCTCTGATAAACAGGAATGAGTTGCTCTACATCTTCGCTGCTGATCTCTGcag gTCTATCCATTTAAGCTATGTGAAAGATGTGGACGTGAAAGGCATCACAGCGTACCGCTTTGCACCCCCCAGCGATGTCCTCATGAGCCCCAAGGACAATCCCACTAACGCGGGCTTCTGTGTGCCAGCTAAAGACTGTCTCGGCACCGGTGTGCTTAAAGTCAGCATTTGTCGTGAAG GTGCGCCCATCGTGGTGTCTTTCCCACATTTTTATCAAGCGGACCCTGCCTACATCAATGCGGTTGATGGACTCAACCCCAACAAGGAGGAACACGAGACTTACCTCGACCTGCAACCG ACTACTGGAGTGCCCATTCGTGCCTGCAAGCGTGCCCAGCTCAATGTAATTCTGAAAAGAGTTAAAGGTTTCCC caAGACCAGGTTTCTCAATGAGACCATTTTCCCCATCATGTTCGTCAATGAG aCGGCGACTATTGATGATGAATCAGCTTCCCAGATGAGGACACTGCTCCTCATTGTGACCCTTGTGTCAAACTTTCCCTTGCTCATTGTGGGTATGGGCATCATCCTTCTGCTCGTGCTTGTTGTCTTGTTCTGCCGAAACCGCCAGAAGAAG ACGGCAAAAGAAGACACGGCCTACACTCAGGTCAGCAACAAACCAGAGCAGCCGCCAGAAACGCAGGCCAGCAAGCCAGCGAAGAACGGCTCCTACATTGCTATGTCTCCAGTGGAGGCTGAGAAGTGTTGA
- the scarb2a gene encoding lysosome membrane protein 2a isoform X1: MTRRSCAIYCTGIVCAHLLIVGIALVVAQVFQTMIHSRLKKEITLTEKSQVFEAWKNPPPPVYMEYYFFNVTNPGVFMAGGKAAVKQIGPYTYREYRPRENVTFLENGTKVYALNPKSFVFVPEKSAGNPEVDILTTVNIPYVAVMDQLNSYSFFVRPFVSMYMNSLGVELFINRTVHEFLWGFKDPLLTKIHSMKPDVDEYFGLMWKKNGTHEGEFVFHTGEENYLDYGKIDTWNGLRQMSWWSSNQSNMINGTDGAVFHPLINRNELLYIFAADLCRSIHLSYVKDVDVKGITAYRFAPPSDVLMSPKDNPTNAGFCVPAKDCLGTGVLKVSICREGAPIVVSFPHFYQADPAYINAVDGLNPNKEEHETYLDLQPTTGVPIRACKRAQLNVILKRVKGFPKTRFLNETIFPIMFVNETATIDDESASQMRTLLLIVTLVSNFPLLIVGMGIILLLVLVVLFCRNRQKKNEVKRIDFTEAFHSFATAKEDTAYTQVSNKPEQPPETQASKPAKNGSYIAMSPVEAEKC; encoded by the exons ATGACGCGGAGATCCTGTGCCATTTACTGCACCGGCATCGTGTGCGCTCACCTCCTGATTGTGGGAATCGCCCTGGTCGTGGCTCAAGTCTTCCAAACAATGATACACAGTCGACTGAAAAAG GAAATCACTTTGACGGAGAAGAGCCAAGTGTTTGAGGCATGGAAGAATCCACCACCACCTGTTTATATGGAGTATTACTTCTTCAATGTGACCAATCCAGGGGTGTTCATGGCAGGCGGGAAGGCAGCTGTTAAACAGATCGGACCCTATACTTACAG GGAATACAGGCCGAGAGAAAATGTGACTTTCTTGGAGAATGGCACCAAGGTTTATGCCTTGAACCCTAAAAGTTTTGTCTTTGTGCCTGAGAAGTCCGCTGGCAATCCCGAGGTGGACATCCTCACCACTGTCAACATCCCTTATGTG GCGGTAATGGATCAGCTGAACTCGTACTCCTTCTTCGTGCGACCCTTTGTGTCCATGTACATGAACAGTTTGGGAGTTGAACTGTTTATTAACCGCACCGTCCATGAGTTTCTGTGGGGATTCAAAGACCCACTCCTCACAAAGATCCACTCCATGAAGCCTGACGTGGACGAATATTTTGGGCTAATGTGGAAG AAAAATGGCACTCATGAAGGAGAGTTTGTATTCCACACCGGCGAGGAGAACTACCTGGACTATGGCAAGATTGACACATGGAATGGCCTGAG GCAGATGTCCTGGTGGTCCTCCAATCAGAGTAACATGATCAATGGCACGGACGGCGCCGTCTTCCATCCTCTGATAAACAGGAATGAGTTGCTCTACATCTTCGCTGCTGATCTCTGcag gTCTATCCATTTAAGCTATGTGAAAGATGTGGACGTGAAAGGCATCACAGCGTACCGCTTTGCACCCCCCAGCGATGTCCTCATGAGCCCCAAGGACAATCCCACTAACGCGGGCTTCTGTGTGCCAGCTAAAGACTGTCTCGGCACCGGTGTGCTTAAAGTCAGCATTTGTCGTGAAG GTGCGCCCATCGTGGTGTCTTTCCCACATTTTTATCAAGCGGACCCTGCCTACATCAATGCGGTTGATGGACTCAACCCCAACAAGGAGGAACACGAGACTTACCTCGACCTGCAACCG ACTACTGGAGTGCCCATTCGTGCCTGCAAGCGTGCCCAGCTCAATGTAATTCTGAAAAGAGTTAAAGGTTTCCC caAGACCAGGTTTCTCAATGAGACCATTTTCCCCATCATGTTCGTCAATGAG aCGGCGACTATTGATGATGAATCAGCTTCCCAGATGAGGACACTGCTCCTCATTGTGACCCTTGTGTCAAACTTTCCCTTGCTCATTGTGGGTATGGGCATCATCCTTCTGCTCGTGCTTGTTGTCTTGTTCTGCCGAAACCGCCAGAAGAAG aATGAAGTAAAACGTATTGATTTTACTGAAGCTTTTCATTCTTTTGCT ACGGCAAAAGAAGACACGGCCTACACTCAGGTCAGCAACAAACCAGAGCAGCCGCCAGAAACGCAGGCCAGCAAGCCAGCGAAGAACGGCTCCTACATTGCTATGTCTCCAGTGGAGGCTGAGAAGTGTTGA